The genomic region GCCAGTCCCTCCTCAAGCCCCGCCCCGGCGATGAACACCGCGTCCGCGCGAGAGAGGGCGACGAGGTCCTGCGGCGTGGGCTCGAACGTGTGGGGATCCGTCCCCGGGGGGAAGAGGATGGCCAGCGCCACCCTCTCTCCTCCCACCTCCTTGACCACGTCCCCCACGATGGACGTCGTCGCCACCGCCGCGACGGGGGCGCCGAGTGAGGCAAGGGAAAAGGAAGCCACTGCCATGCCGACGAGCCATTTCGCTGCGGGCACAGGTTCAGTGTAGCGTTGGCTCCGCAGGAGGGCAACACAGCGCGGCGAACGAACGCGCGATCCGCGCAGCGAACCACGGAGGAGGGACATCGCACAGGACAGCGCTGGCCCCGTGAAACGAAAGGGGTGAGAATGCAGGCGAGGGGTTCGGAGCGGGGATGGATGTAGCCACAGTGGTGATCAGCGCCGCAGGGGGCCTGGCCCTCTTCCTGTACGGGCTGCGCGTCCTGAGCAGTGCCCTCAAGCGGGCGACCGGCGAGCGGGTGCGCACCCTCTTGGAGCGCCTCACCGATACGCCGTACCGCGGTGTCCTCGTGGGCATCGCCACCACCGGGGTCCTCCAGTCGAGCAGCGTGGTGATGGTCCTCCTCATCGGGCTCATCAACGCCGGGGTCCTCTCGCTCCGCCAGGGGATGGGGGTCATGCTGGGGGCAGAGATCGGGACCTCGGTCACCGCCCAGCTCATCGCGTTCCGGATCGGCGACTACTACCTGCCGATCATCGCCATCGGGTTCGTGCTGGCCGAGCTAGGCCGCGGTCGCCGGGGGGGCGATGTCGGCCGCGCGCTGCTCGGGTTTGGGCTCTTGTTCCTGGGGATGGACGTGATGTCCGATGGGCTGCGCGGCCTGGCGGAGAGCGAGATGGTGGTGAACCTCCTGTCCTCGCTCGGTACGAACGTGCCGCTCGGCGTGCTCATCGGAGCGGGCGTCACAGCGGTGATCCAAAGCTCGTCGGCGATGACCGCGCTCGTGATCGCGATGGGGTCCGCCGGCGTCCTCCCCCTTCCCGCGGCGATCGCCCTCATCCTCGGGGCGAACATCGGCACCACGGTGACCGCCCAGATCGCGTCGGTGGGGGCGTCCCTCGCCGCGCGGCAACTGGCGCGGGCCCAGCTCCTCGTGAACGCGATCGGCGTGGCCGTGTTCATCCCCCTCGTGCCGTGGTATGCCGCGCTCATGGCGCAGACCTCGCCCCTCCTCGCCCGCCAGATCGCCAATGCCCACACGCTTTTCAACGTCGCCAGCACGCTCGCCTTCCTCCCCCTCACCGGCGGGCTGGCGTGGCTGGCGGGACGGATCACCCACGGCCAGCCGCCCGTGGTCTCCACCGGCCCCGTGCACCTCGCGGAGGCGTTCCTCGCCGCACCCGCGGTAGCGCTCAGTCAGGCGCGGCACGAGCTCCTGCGGATGTCGGACCTGACCCACGTCATGATCGAGCAGTGCCGCCACGGGCTCCTCGAGCGCGAGGAGGCTCCCCTGAGCGAGGTCCTCGAGATCGAGCGCGCGGTGGACGAGCTGAAGACTGCGATCGAAGCCTACCTCGAGCGGATCCCCACCGACGCCCTCTCCACCCGCGACGAGCGGCGGTTGCACGTCCTCGACCACGCCACCGGTGACATCGAGCGGGTGGGGGACCAGGCGGTGAACATCGCCGAGCGGGGGAGGGTCATCCTGGCGAAGGGGTACCCCCTCTCCGCGCCCGCCCGTGCTGACCTCCAGACGATGTTCGACAAGGCGACGGCCCTGTACCGGGAGGCGGTAGAAGCGCTGCGGGACGAGGATCAGGACAAGGCCCGGGAGGCCCTCCGCCTCGAGGCGGAGGTGGACCGCCTCGAAAAGCAGTCCAAGGAAGCGCACTTCCGGCGCGTGGACGAGGGGATCTGCCAGGCCGAGGCAGGGGCGCTGTACCTGGAGATCCTCCATAACCTGGAGCGGATCGGCGACCACGCCGTGAACATCGCTGGCGACGTCCTCTACGCCCTATGAGAGGAGCCTGAACCGCTAGCCCACCTTCCCCACCGGGGCGAGGTAGATCGTGAACTCGTCCTCCCCGTCCACCCCCAGCAGGGCGTCCATCCTCTCCTGGTGGTAGGCACCGACCGCACACGTCCCGGCGCCGATCGCCTCGCAGGCCAGGTACAGGTTCTGGCACATGTGGCCCGCATCCATGGCGATCACCTTGTGCGAGGACACGCTGTACCGCCACTCCGTGCGGTAGGGGACGGTTGTCCACGCGAACACGACCGCCGCCTGGCCCACGAACTCCTGCCCCAGGCACCCCGCGGTAACCTTCGCCGGGAAGTCTGGATCCGAACGAAGGAATACGAGCGAGTGGTCAAGGGGGAGGTACCGGTACAGTCCCGGTGCGAGGCCCGTGACCCGGTTCACGACGAGGTACGTCTCAAACGGGTGACGCGCCCCCGCCGAGGGCACGGTGCGCAGGCTGGCCACCCCGTCACGTACGATCCGCTGCACGCCCTGGACGGACCACAGGAGGAACGTGAGCTCCTCCAGGGTGAGCGGATCCGCGGTGAACCGGCGGCGGCTGCGGCGGGAGGAGATGGCATCGCGGAGGGGAACCTCGCCCACACGAAGCGTCTGCGGATCGGGGAGCTTCACGACGGGCGCCCCGTCCGGCGCGGGCCTCTGGAGAGGGGGATGGGGGATCCCCTTCCTCTGGTCGGTCTCGATCTCCTGCGCCCTCGCCCAGGCTGTAGCCTTCAGGAACTGGCGACCAAGTGTGATTTCGTCCATCGCGCCCTCCTTCCTCTGCGCGGGTACCCAAGCTTACCCTGGACCGGGGCACCCCCGCACCGGGCGGGGACGATCCCCAATGCAGGCCTCTTTGCGGTTCCCGCGGCCCTCGCGAAGCTGGCCGGCGGGAAGAGCAGCGTCCCCTAGCTCCCCCGCTCGCGATCGAGCCACGCCTGGAGGATGAGGACGGCGGCGAGCTCGTCCCGGTGCCCTTTCCGTCTCCGGGCGGAGAGCCCCCCTTGGCGAAGGACGCGGTCGGCCTCCGAGGTGGTGAGCCGCTCGTCCACGTAGTGAAGCGGGAGGCGGGCCCGCTCCGCCACGGCCTGGGCGAGGTCGCGGGTCTTCCGAACCTGCTCCCCCTCGGTCCCATCCATGTTCAGGGGGAGGCCGACCACGAGGGCCCCGGCGCCGGTAGCATAGGCGAGGCGGGCGAGGTGCTCCGCATCCGCGTTCAGGCCCTGGCGTACGTAGACCCCGCGGCCGTGGGCGATCGTCCCCGTCTCATCGGAGACAGCGATCCCCACCCGCCGATCCCCGATGTCGAGCCCGAGCGCCCTCATCCCTTGGCAAGCAGGGTAAGGGCGCGGCGGATGAGCTCCTCCACCGAGGCATCCGGGGATTCTCGCACGAGCTTCTCCACCGCCCGCCGCGCTTCCGTCTCCGGGAACCCGAGGACCTTTGAGGTGAGGGCCTTCACCACCACCTGGGCCTTCTCCGCCGCAGGGGACGGCCCTGCGGGGGCCCACGTGGCGAGCTTCTCCGAGAGCTCGACCATCACCCGCTGCGCGGTGCGCCGGCCGATCCCCTTCACCCCGTCGAGGGCGGAGAGGTCCCCCTGGCGCACCGCTGCGGATAGCTCGGCGGGGGGAAGGGCCGACACCAGCCGGAACGCAAGCTTAGGCCCTACCTGGGGCACGGAGAGGAGGGTCACGAACATCTCCCGCTCCTCCCGCGTCGCGAACCCCCACAGCTCAATCCCATCCTCGCGCAGGATGAGGTGGGTGAGGAGCCGCACCTTGTCGCTCGCCCGCAGATCGTTCACCGTCCGGGCGGGCACTGCCACCCGCAACCCCACCCCCCCCACCGCCACCACGAGGAACTCCTCCCCCACCTCGGCGATCGGCCCCTCGACGAACTCAACCATCGCTGACCTCCCTCACCTCGCCCCACGGGAAAGCGGCGGCCTGGAACAGGGGAGCATTGGCCTCGGGGAGGACGAGCTCGATCTCCGCGCGGTCGGTGAACCGCTGGGAGAGGACACGCCCATCGTGCCTGCGGGCGAGGGAGAGGAGCGCCCCGACCGCCCCCGGCTCGGCAACAACGCGCAACCTCCGCGAAGGGACGAGAGGACGGACGCCCGCCGCAACGAGGGCCGCGCGGGCCGCATCGCGGTACGCCCGGGTGAGGCCTCCCACCCCCAGCTTGACCCCGCCGAAGTAGCGCACCACCGCGACGAGGACATCCCCCAGCTCCTCGCCCTCAACAAGGCTCAGGATCGGTTTGCCCGCGGAACCGGGTGGCTCCCCATCGTCGCTTCCCCGACCCGCGCCGGATCGGAGGCGGTACGCGTACGGGATGTGGCGCGCCGCGTGGTGTTCCCGCCGGAGCCGCCGCAGGGCCTCCTCCACCTCCTCCGCCGTCGTGACGGGGAGGGCGGCCGCGAGGAACCGCGACCTCTCGCGGACGAGCTTCGCCTCGGCCGGCCGAAGGATGGTGTTCATCCCACCTGCGGGGGCGGCTCGGTCCGGGCGAGGGTTGCGAGCTCCGCGAACGCCCGTCGGACCTTTGGCTCCTCGCCCACAAGGAGGAGGGTCACCGCCCCCGCCCCTGGCCCGACTCCCCCGCTTGCGAGGTGCGCGGCCCGCACCCCATACCGGAGCGCGATCGCCTCGACCTCGGTCACGACCGTCCCCACGAGCGGGCACAGGCCCACCGGCGACCCGGTGGCCTCGTCCACCCTTCCGATCCCCACCTCGCGGGCGAGGTCGGCCACGAAGCCGTGGATGGACTTGGCGCACGAGATCGGGATCACGATCTCCACCCCCCGGGCGAGGGCGGGGACCGCGAACTTCCCCACCGTGCCCCCGGCGGGGGAGGCCATGAACACCCCGCACACGCCGGCCGGGTCGAGGACGTTCGCCCCCTTAATGAGGACGTCCCCCCCACGAAGCTCCCCGAGCGCCTCGTCCGGGGAGAGCTCGATCGGCTGGCCGCGGCGGAGGACGAGGGGCGTCGCCTGCCGCTCCGCGGGGAGCGAGGCGAGCGTGTCTCCGATGTACCCCGCGCAGAACCT from Candidatus Bipolaricaulis anaerobius harbors:
- a CDS encoding SagB/ThcOx family dehydrogenase; amino-acid sequence: MDEITLGRQFLKATAWARAQEIETDQRKGIPHPPLQRPAPDGAPVVKLPDPQTLRVGEVPLRDAISSRRSRRRFTADPLTLEELTFLLWSVQGVQRIVRDGVASLRTVPSAGARHPFETYLVVNRVTGLAPGLYRYLPLDHSLVFLRSDPDFPAKVTAGCLGQEFVGQAAVVFAWTTVPYRTEWRYSVSSHKVIAMDAGHMCQNLYLACEAIGAGTCAVGAYHQERMDALLGVDGEDEFTIYLAPVGKVG
- the ruvX gene encoding Holliday junction resolvase RuvX, producing MRALGLDIGDRRVGIAVSDETGTIAHGRGVYVRQGLNADAEHLARLAYATGAGALVVGLPLNMDGTEGEQVRKTRDLAQAVAERARLPLHYVDERLTTSEADRVLRQGGLSARRRKGHRDELAAVLILQAWLDRERGS
- the ruvA gene encoding Holliday junction branch migration protein RuvA, which encodes MVEFVEGPIAEVGEEFLVVAVGGVGLRVAVPARTVNDLRASDKVRLLTHLILREDGIELWGFATREEREMFVTLLSVPQVGPKLAFRLVSALPPAELSAAVRQGDLSALDGVKGIGRRTAQRVMVELSEKLATWAPAGPSPAAEKAQVVVKALTSKVLGFPETEARRAVEKLVRESPDASVEELIRRALTLLAKG
- a CDS encoding YigZ family protein, which translates into the protein MNTILRPAEAKLVRERSRFLAAALPVTTAEEVEEALRRLRREHHAARHIPYAYRLRSGAGRGSDDGEPPGSAGKPILSLVEGEELGDVLVAVVRYFGGVKLGVGGLTRAYRDAARAALVAAGVRPLVPSRRLRVVAEPGAVGALLSLARRHDGRVLSQRFTDRAEIELVLPEANAPLFQAAAFPWGEVREVSDG
- a CDS encoding Na/Pi cotransporter family protein — encoded protein: MDVATVVISAAGGLALFLYGLRVLSSALKRATGERVRTLLERLTDTPYRGVLVGIATTGVLQSSSVVMVLLIGLINAGVLSLRQGMGVMLGAEIGTSVTAQLIAFRIGDYYLPIIAIGFVLAELGRGRRGGDVGRALLGFGLLFLGMDVMSDGLRGLAESEMVVNLLSSLGTNVPLGVLIGAGVTAVIQSSSAMTALVIAMGSAGVLPLPAAIALILGANIGTTVTAQIASVGASLAARQLARAQLLVNAIGVAVFIPLVPWYAALMAQTSPLLARQIANAHTLFNVASTLAFLPLTGGLAWLAGRITHGQPPVVSTGPVHLAEAFLAAPAVALSQARHELLRMSDLTHVMIEQCRHGLLEREEAPLSEVLEIERAVDELKTAIEAYLERIPTDALSTRDERRLHVLDHATGDIERVGDQAVNIAERGRVILAKGYPLSAPARADLQTMFDKATALYREAVEALRDEDQDKAREALRLEAEVDRLEKQSKEAHFRRVDEGICQAEAGALYLEILHNLERIGDHAVNIAGDVLYAL